The DNA window CGGGATCGGGGAAGACGGTGGGGTCCTTGTTGGCGCCCGCCAGCAACAGCAGGACCAGGGAACCGGATTTGACGTGCTGATCGGCGATGTCGATGTCACAGCTCGCGATGCGGCCCGTTATCCGTATGGGACCGTCGTAGCGCAGGATTTCCTCGACCGCGCCCGGCCACAGCTCCGGCTGCGCCATCAGCATTTCCAGCTGGTCCGGATGGCTTGTCAGCAGGGCGATTCCGTTGCCGAGCATATTCACCGTCGTCAAGAATCCGGCGTCCAGCAGCAGGGCCGCGTTGGCCACCTGCTCGCGGCGGGTGAGCTCGCCACCCGTCACCAGCAGGCTGAGCACGTCGTCGCCCGGTTCGGCGGTGAGCCCGGCGATGTGCTGGTCGAAGTACCGCTGGCCCTCGGCCAGGTCTTCGATGGCGCGGCGGAATGTGGCCCAGGTCAGGCCTCGGTCGAGCAACGGTGCACCGGTGTCTCCCCACTTCAGCAGCGTCGCATGCATATCGGCGGGCAACCCGAGAATCTCGGCGATGATCGCGATGGGCAACTGCTCGCAGAAGTCGTCGATCAGATCCGGTCGCGGCCTCGATTTCAGGCTTTCGAGCAGGTCATCGGTTACTGCGACAACCCGTTCCCCCAGTTTGGCTATCGCCCTCGGGGTGAATGCTTGGCCGACCAGGCGTCGGTACTGGGCGTGTTCCGGCGGATCGGTCACCAGCATCGAGGGTGGTTCCGCGAGGTTGGGAAGTTCCAGATCCGTCTTGGTCAGCACCCAGCGCATCGGCTTCGGCAGGGCCCGATTGTTAGGCGTGACCACGCCGAAGCGACGATCCCGCAGGATGAGCCGGCACAGTTCGTGGTCCGCGGTCACGCGCACCCTCGATACCGTGGGCATTCGACCCTGCCGCCGGATCTCCTCGATGGAGCGCGGCGAGCCGATCCCGCGATCCGGGCCGGCCAGGATCTGCGCGAGGGGTTCGCCCCGACGCGCCGACCACAGGAGATAGGACCGTGTCAGCCGATGCAGGACCAGCCACCGAATCCACGCGCGTGCCAACATTGTCACCTCCACGCCGGACTCTCCCCATGGTAGAGCGCCCACGCCGGCGCGGACGGCTAATCCGCGGC is part of the Nocardia sp. NBC_00565 genome and encodes:
- a CDS encoding cytochrome P450 yields the protein MLARAWIRWLVLHRLTRSYLLWSARRGEPLAQILAGPDRGIGSPRSIEEIRRQGRMPTVSRVRVTADHELCRLILRDRRFGVVTPNNRALPKPMRWVLTKTDLELPNLAEPPSMLVTDPPEHAQYRRLVGQAFTPRAIAKLGERVVAVTDDLLESLKSRPRPDLIDDFCEQLPIAIIAEILGLPADMHATLLKWGDTGAPLLDRGLTWATFRRAIEDLAEGQRYFDQHIAGLTAEPGDDVLSLLVTGGELTRREQVANAALLLDAGFLTTVNMLGNGIALLTSHPDQLEMLMAQPELWPGAVEEILRYDGPIRITGRIASCDIDIADQHVKSGSLVLLLLAGANKDPTVFPDPERFDVTRANAAEHLSFSGGVHSCLGASLARLEGTVALRALFERYPDLCLDGLPIPRGLVNLNSYRSMPAKLSAD